Proteins encoded by one window of Mercenaria mercenaria strain notata chromosome 4, MADL_Memer_1, whole genome shotgun sequence:
- the LOC123553366 gene encoding WSC domain-containing protein 2-like: MESKVRFVLCSLTILCSLVLVLVNNNVLFFHISHIRQNTSISFEINDTCKSLLRKYLKLQITEAQLNGLISICKTDGYLNDRIEFDMPVLNKVLKNLTCGIILKKLINSTISLIALASFPGSGNNMTRGILEAVTGFEASVSNRKVLCPSRGYAFIIKTHRTNDIPQSKDCSRVNTHRLNYKKAIYILRNPYNALLAEYKRRRTFSKRFETKTQTQFEGDYFGARWERFVILQSKIWKELTIYWLNTFNGPVHLVVYEKMLAYRMTEVYSLARFVNASITLETLLCTKSNFIEDRKRTYVNWLSEISASEMFDVKMRKFVNKIILSTNEIVKLKILEEYILPEI, translated from the exons ATGGAAAGTAAGGTTCGTTTTGTTCTGTGCAGTTTAACAATTCTGTGTTCGCTTGTACTGGTGCTTGTGaataacaatgttttgttttttcatatcaGTCATATACGTCAAAATACAAGTATAAGTTTTGAAATAAACGATACTTGCAAATCACTTCTTCGGAAGTATTTAAAGCTGCAAATAACTGAAGCACAATTAAATGGACTGATATCTATATGTAAAACAGATGGCTATCTAAACGACCGTATAGAATTTGATATGCCAGTTTtgaataaagttttgaaaaatttgacATGTGGTATCATTCTGAAAAAGCTTATCAATAGCACAATTTCACTGATTGCTCTTGCTAGTTTTCCTGGTTCAGGGAATAATATGACAAGGGGGATTTTGGAGGCCGTCACAG GTTTTGAAGCCTCTGTTAGTAACAGAAAGGTACTTTGTCCATCCAGGGGTTATGCATTTATCATTAAGACACACAGGACTAACGACATACCACAGAGCAAAGACTGTTCGAGGGTTAACACACATCGACTCAACTACAAAAAGGCTATTTATATCCTACGGAACCCGTATAATGCTTTGCTGGCCGAATACAAGCGCAGGCGAACGTTTTCTAAACGGtttgaaacaaaaacacaaacacaaTTTGAAGGAGATTATTTCGGTGCAC GTTGGGAGAGATTCGTAATTTTGCAGTCAAAAATATGGAAAGAACTGACAATTTACTGGCTCAACACATTTAATGGACCTGTGCACCTCGTGGTTTATGAAAAAATGTTGGCTTACAGAATGACAGAAGTATATTCATTGGCACGTTTTGTAAATGCAAGTATAACGCTTGAAACCTTATTATGCACCAAGAGCAATTTTATAGAAGACCGAAAGAGAACATATGTGAACTGGCTTTCAGAAATAAGTGCATCTGAAATGTTTGATGTAAAAATGaggaaatttgtaaacaaaattattttatcaacgaatgaaatagtaaaattgaaaatattagaaGAATATATTTTACCAGAAATTTAA